A region from the Perca fluviatilis chromosome 16, GENO_Pfluv_1.0, whole genome shotgun sequence genome encodes:
- the LOC120543654 gene encoding serine/arginine repetitive matrix protein 5-like, which yields MFRSIFGQNFFTRPRSSGDMDSSSKKSKRRRERPSSPEDLNPPTILREHGRRGERPSSSGGTNPSTIMKGHRERGEGPLSCAENQPSTTRQHVQRGESPSLSSSEDDQRCTTRLLVRRDVSSLFIVGTNPSTIMKESRQRGESSLSSSSEDDEPSPTRQRVRRFESPSSSSSEDKQPSTPRRKQAWRGESPSSSSSEDDQRCTTRLRVRRFESPSFSSSEDKQPTTRRRQQAWRGESPSSSSSEDDQRSTLRLQVRRDVSSLFIVGTNPSAIMKESRQRGESSLSSSSEEDEPSITRQRVRRFESPSSSSSEDKHPTTPRRQQAWRGESPSSSSSEDDQRSTTRQQERKDVSSLFFVGTNMKERRRKGESPLSCAENTPSTTSARKEREIIEREKQCLEEEGLKRERERCEKMKRKNQEKERKMFSPRSRMYIWWLNCKIDNIARDIQSTFVDERYLLRHDPLRNPEKMAEKERLLDRRRELVVYKRRQEFKVEREVRKQRLKVERKEINAKKMENISELWTNSEYPALLNFLYGPMPIRSHIYIN from the exons ATGTTTAGATCCATTTTTGGACAAAACTTCTTTACAAGACCTCGGTCTTCAGGAGATATGGACTCTTCTTCGAAGAAGTCCAAACGAAGGCGTGAGAGACCTTCGTCTCCTGAAGACCTCAACCCTCCCACCATCTTGAGGGAGCACGGACGAAGGGGTGAGAGACCTTCGTCTAGTGGAGGCACCAACCCTTCTACCATCATGAAGGGGCACAGGGAAAGGGGTGAGGGCCCTTTGTCTTGTGCAGAAAACCAGCCCTCTACTACCAGGCAGCACGTACAAAGGGGTGAGAGCCCTTCGTTGTCATCTTCTGAAGATGACCAGCGTTGTACAACCAGGCTGCTAGTACGAAGGGATGTGAGCTCCTTGTTCATCGTGGGCACCAACCCTTCTACCATTATGAAGGAGAGCAGGCAAAGGGGCGAgagctctttgtcttcctcttctgAAGATGATGAGCCTTCTCCCACCAGGCAGCGAGTACGAAGGTTTGAGAGCccttcttcttcatcctctgaAGACAAGCAGCCTTCTACTCCAAGGCGGAAGCAAGCATGGAGGGGTGAGAGCCCTTCATCGTCATCTTCTGAAGATGACCAGCGTTGTACCACCAGGCTGCGAGTACGAAGGTTTGAGAGCCCTTCCTTTTCATCCTCTGAAGACAAGCAGCCTACTACTCGGAGGCGGCAGCAAGCATGGAGGGGTGAGAGCCCTTCGTCGTCATCTTCTGAGGATGACCAGCGTTCTACCTTAAGGCTGCAAGTACGAAGGGATGTGAGCTCTCTGTTCATCGTGGGCACCAACCCTTCTGCCATCATGAAGGAGAGCAGGCAAAGGGGAGAgagctctttgtcttcctcttctgAAGAGGATGAGCCTTCTATCACCAGGCAGCGAGTACGAAGGTTTGAGAgcccttcctcttcatcctccgaAGACAAGCACCCTACTACTCCAAGGCGGCAGCAAGCATGGAGAGGTGAGAGCCCTTCGTCGTCATCTTCTGAAGATGACCAGCGTTCTACCACCAGGCAGCAAGAACGAAAGGATGTGAGCTCTTTGTTCTTCGTAGGCACAAACATGAAGGAGCGCAGGCGAAAGGGTGAGAGCCCTTTGTCTTGTGCAGAAAACACGCCCTCTACCACCAGTGCAAGAAAGGAGAGGGAGATCATTGAAAGAGAAAAGCAGTGTTTGGAGGAGGagggtttaaaaagagaaagagagaggtgtgaaaagatgaagagaaagaaccaggagaaggagaggaaaatgTTTAGTCCGCGTTCAAGAATGTACATTTGGTGGCTCAATTGCAAGATAGACAACATTGCCAGGGACATCCAATCGACCTTTGTGGATGAGCGCTACCTCCTGCGTCATG ATCCCCTCAGAAATCCAgagaaaatggcagaaaaagaACGGCTGCTTGACCGAAGGAGGGAGCTGGTCGTGTACAAACGCAGACAAGAATTTAAGGTGGAGAGGGAAGTGAGGAAGCAAAGACTGAAGGTAGAGAGGAAGGAAATAAATGCGAAGAAGATGGAGAATATCTCTGAGTTATGGACCAACTCAGAATACCCAGCTCTGTTAAATTTTCTCTACGGACCAATGCCAATCAggtcacatatatatataaattaa